Proteins from a genomic interval of Motilibacter aurantiacus:
- the cydC gene encoding thiol reductant ABC exporter subunit CydC, with protein sequence MSASPLAQVALAPLRRPTALRLLLAAAAGTGGLLAGVGLTAASAWLIARAAEQPPILALEVAVVSVRAFGLARAALRYAERLVAHDAAFRLLGDLRVAVYAGLERVAPAGVAAFRRGDLLRRLVDDVDAVQDLWLRVVLPAAAALAAGTAGVALATALLPGAGAALLAAVALAGLVVPAVTAWASTARERRSAADRGALAAAYAEVLDAAPDLLVLGAAPARLEAVERLDAAVADADRRSAGLAGLGAALSVVAVGIGTVGALLVGVPAVRSGRLEPVLLVVLALLPVAVVEAVGGLPAVAQRLGAVRAAAARVSPFLAPAAPAPIAPPAPARDRPVRLQGLVARWPGAAGPVLDGVDLELVPGRAVALTGASGAGKSTLVAVLLGFLAPEAGRLAVGDVDLPAGGEGVRDLVAWCGQEATLFHTSVRQNLLVGRAGAQDEELWEVLRAVRLDTLVAALPRGLDTVVGEDGARLSGGERQRMCLARALLRDAPVLVLDEPTAHVDEALAAELLADLLAALEAERAAGRPRALLLVTHRLRGLELLDEAYELVDGRLVRGTGAQGRPEGAAAVSGAVP encoded by the coding sequence ATGAGCGCCTCGCCGCTGGCCCAGGTGGCCCTGGCACCGCTGCGCCGGCCGACGGCCCTGCGGCTGCTGCTCGCCGCCGCGGCCGGGACGGGCGGGCTGCTGGCGGGCGTGGGGCTGACCGCCGCCTCGGCCTGGCTGATCGCGCGGGCCGCCGAGCAGCCGCCCATCCTCGCCCTCGAGGTCGCGGTCGTCTCCGTGCGGGCCTTCGGGCTCGCGCGCGCGGCTCTGCGCTACGCCGAGCGGCTGGTCGCGCACGACGCCGCCTTCCGGCTGCTCGGCGACCTGCGCGTGGCGGTGTACGCCGGGCTCGAGCGCGTCGCGCCCGCCGGCGTCGCCGCGTTCCGGCGTGGCGACCTGCTCCGCCGCCTCGTCGACGACGTGGACGCGGTCCAGGACCTCTGGCTGCGCGTCGTCCTCCCCGCGGCCGCAGCCCTCGCCGCCGGCACGGCCGGGGTGGCCCTCGCGACAGCCCTGCTGCCGGGGGCGGGGGCTGCGCTGCTCGCCGCCGTGGCGCTGGCCGGCCTGGTCGTGCCCGCCGTCACGGCGTGGGCGTCGACGGCCCGGGAGCGGCGCAGCGCTGCGGACCGCGGGGCGCTCGCCGCCGCGTACGCCGAGGTGCTCGACGCCGCGCCGGACCTGCTCGTGCTGGGGGCGGCCCCGGCGCGGCTGGAGGCGGTCGAGCGGCTCGACGCGGCGGTCGCGGACGCGGACCGGCGCTCGGCAGGCCTCGCGGGCCTGGGTGCAGCCCTGTCCGTCGTGGCCGTCGGCATCGGCACCGTCGGGGCGCTGCTCGTCGGGGTCCCCGCCGTGCGGTCCGGGCGGCTCGAGCCCGTGCTCCTCGTCGTCCTGGCCCTGCTGCCCGTCGCGGTGGTCGAGGCGGTCGGTGGGCTGCCGGCGGTCGCCCAGCGGCTGGGTGCGGTCCGCGCGGCGGCGGCCCGGGTCAGCCCGTTCCTCGCGCCCGCCGCGCCCGCGCCGATCGCGCCTCCCGCCCCCGCGCGGGACCGCCCGGTGCGCCTGCAGGGGCTCGTCGCACGTTGGCCCGGGGCGGCCGGGCCGGTGCTCGACGGGGTGGACCTCGAGCTCGTGCCCGGTCGGGCGGTGGCGCTGACCGGGGCGAGCGGCGCGGGCAAGAGCACGCTCGTCGCGGTCCTGCTCGGCTTCCTGGCCCCCGAGGCGGGACGGCTGGCCGTCGGGGACGTCGACCTGCCTGCGGGCGGCGAGGGCGTGCGCGACCTCGTCGCCTGGTGCGGGCAGGAGGCGACGCTCTTCCACACCTCGGTCCGGCAGAACCTGCTCGTCGGCCGCGCCGGCGCGCAGGACGAGGAGCTCTGGGAGGTGCTGCGGGCCGTGCGCCTCGACACCCTCGTCGCGGCCCTGCCGCGCGGCCTCGACACGGTCGTCGGCGAGGACGGGGCCCGCCTCTCGGGCGGCGAGCGGCAGCGGATGTGCCTCGCGCGGGCGCTGCTGCGCGACGCGCCCGTGCTCGTGCTCGACGAGCCGACCGCGCACGTCGACGAGGCGCTCGCGGCGGAACTGCTGGCCGACCTGCTCGCGGCGCTCGAGGCCGAGCGCGCGGCCGGCCGCCCGCGCGCCCTGCTGTTGGTGACGCACCGGCTGCGCGGGCTCGAGCTGCTCGACGAGGCGTACGAGCTCGTGGACGGGCGGCTGGTCCGGGGGACCGGTGCGCAGGGGCGGCCGGAGGGCGCTGCTGCCGTCAGCGGGGCGGTGCCCTGA
- a CDS encoding DEAD/DEAH box helicase yields MPGGLDDLSDDALRRLVGPSALSAGQAYLRQGRVCELAVDPQGRLVTASVQGTRPTPYRVVITPVGTRAWRAACSCPVGANCKHAAAVVLAARAEAAPPPQAPPRSAWESQLAALTRPDGAGQGRPGVPLGLQFEVVGSPPGYGAAPGAPRLRLRAVARGAKGGWVRTGTAWRDLQSAYGRSDHLPAHRRVMQEIVSASGAAPRSYYSYGPESVHADELGAALWHHLDRAVAVGVELVLGKQQRVAVGAPATVALDLRRRPDGSVSLRPVLRSGDAVVEADDVHLIGESPFGVFTTEPRVIELLAGGDGAEPPALVLSPLAERPDDRVVPLLRAGSPLRIPEDELARFFTAYYPALRRVVAVTAADGSVTPPELLPPVLALTATYSGLSVELAWAFRYRVGGEPLDVPLDATAGDSGALRDAEEEQRLLDALGPARPYVGERRLLGGMQAVEFTTRVLPGVRGLDGVDVTVVGEVPDYRQAQEAPVVSLTTADVPDSSDWFDLGVTVSVEGQQVPFDALFRALAEQRSHLVLPSGLYLPLDRPELETLRRLIDEARSLQDPAARGLRVTMAQAGLWEELLELGVVAQQSARWAAAVEGLLAVNRVVPPPDPGGFAAELRPYQREGFSWLALLWRSGLGGILADDMGLGKTVQTLALICHAREAGGLPGPFLVVAPTSVVGNWEREAARFAPGLVVRAVTETTRRRGTPLAEDVAGADLVITSYALFRIDAESYVGREWAGLVLDEAQFVKNHQAKTYQCARRLPAAFKLAVTGTPLENSLMDLWSLLSIVAPGLFPSPQRFSEEYRRPIERGEGPDLLPRLRRRVRPLMLRRTKEQVVTELPPKQEQVLEVVLDPKHQRVYQAHLQRERRKVLGLLDDVNRNRFEILRSLTLLRQLSLAPELVDAAYAGVPASKLEVFVETLQEVIGEGHRALVFSQFTGFLKLVRDRLDREGVRYSYLDGRTRKRAERIEEFKTGDAPVFLISLKAGGAGLNLTEADYCFVLDPWWNPAAEAQAVDRAHRIGQDKTVMVYRLVAAGTIEEKVMALKARKQSLFDRVVDDDAMMSAPLSAEDIRGLFA; encoded by the coding sequence GTGCCGGGCGGGCTGGACGACCTGAGCGACGACGCCCTGCGGCGGCTCGTCGGCCCCAGCGCCCTGTCCGCCGGGCAGGCCTACCTCCGGCAGGGACGGGTCTGCGAGCTGGCTGTCGACCCGCAGGGCCGGCTGGTGACCGCCTCGGTGCAGGGCACCCGCCCGACCCCCTACCGGGTGGTGATCACACCGGTCGGGACGCGGGCGTGGCGAGCCGCCTGCTCGTGTCCGGTCGGCGCCAACTGCAAGCACGCCGCAGCCGTCGTCCTCGCGGCGCGGGCCGAGGCGGCCCCGCCCCCGCAGGCCCCTCCCCGCAGCGCATGGGAGTCGCAGCTGGCCGCCCTGACGCGGCCGGACGGGGCCGGGCAGGGGCGGCCGGGAGTGCCGCTGGGCCTGCAGTTCGAGGTGGTGGGCTCACCGCCGGGCTACGGCGCCGCACCCGGCGCGCCCCGGCTGCGGCTGAGGGCCGTGGCCCGCGGCGCCAAGGGCGGATGGGTACGGACCGGCACGGCGTGGCGCGACCTGCAGTCGGCGTACGGGAGGAGCGATCACCTCCCGGCGCACCGCCGGGTGATGCAGGAGATCGTCAGCGCCTCCGGCGCCGCGCCCCGCTCCTACTACTCCTACGGCCCCGAGTCCGTGCACGCCGACGAGCTCGGGGCGGCCCTCTGGCACCACCTGGACCGGGCCGTCGCCGTCGGCGTCGAGCTCGTCCTCGGCAAGCAGCAGCGGGTCGCCGTGGGCGCGCCGGCCACGGTGGCGCTCGACCTGCGCCGCCGCCCGGACGGCAGCGTCTCGCTGCGCCCGGTGCTGCGCTCCGGGGACGCGGTGGTGGAGGCCGACGACGTGCACCTCATCGGGGAGTCGCCCTTCGGCGTCTTCACCACCGAGCCGCGGGTCATCGAGCTGCTCGCGGGCGGCGACGGCGCCGAGCCGCCCGCCCTCGTGCTGTCCCCGCTGGCCGAACGGCCGGACGACCGCGTCGTGCCGCTGCTGCGCGCCGGCTCGCCGCTGCGCATCCCCGAGGACGAGCTGGCGAGGTTCTTCACCGCGTACTACCCCGCGCTCCGCCGCGTCGTGGCGGTCACCGCTGCGGACGGCAGCGTCACACCGCCGGAGCTCCTGCCGCCGGTGCTAGCGCTGACGGCGACGTACTCCGGGCTCTCCGTCGAGCTCGCCTGGGCCTTCCGCTACCGCGTGGGCGGCGAGCCGCTCGACGTCCCGCTCGACGCGACGGCCGGCGACAGCGGCGCGCTGCGGGACGCCGAGGAGGAGCAGCGGCTGCTCGACGCCCTCGGGCCGGCACGGCCGTACGTCGGCGAGCGCCGGCTGCTCGGCGGCATGCAGGCGGTCGAGTTCACGACACGGGTGCTGCCGGGCGTGCGCGGGCTCGACGGCGTCGACGTCACCGTCGTGGGCGAGGTGCCGGACTACCGTCAGGCGCAGGAGGCCCCCGTCGTCTCGCTGACCACCGCCGACGTGCCGGACAGCTCGGACTGGTTCGACCTCGGGGTGACGGTCTCGGTGGAGGGCCAGCAGGTGCCTTTCGACGCGCTGTTCCGCGCACTGGCCGAGCAGCGGTCCCACCTGGTGCTGCCGAGCGGCCTCTACCTGCCCCTGGACCGGCCCGAGCTGGAGACGCTGCGCCGGCTCATCGACGAGGCCCGCAGCCTGCAGGACCCGGCCGCCAGGGGCCTGCGGGTCACCATGGCGCAGGCCGGCCTCTGGGAGGAGCTGCTCGAGCTCGGGGTGGTCGCGCAGCAGAGCGCTCGGTGGGCGGCCGCGGTGGAGGGCCTGCTCGCCGTCAACCGGGTCGTGCCCCCGCCGGACCCGGGCGGCTTCGCCGCCGAGCTGCGGCCGTACCAGCGCGAGGGGTTCTCCTGGCTCGCGCTGCTCTGGCGGTCCGGGCTGGGCGGCATCCTCGCCGACGACATGGGGCTCGGCAAGACCGTGCAGACGCTGGCGCTGATCTGCCACGCCCGCGAGGCGGGCGGCCTGCCCGGGCCCTTCCTCGTCGTCGCGCCGACCAGCGTGGTCGGCAACTGGGAGCGGGAGGCGGCCCGCTTCGCGCCCGGCCTGGTCGTCCGGGCGGTCACCGAGACCACCCGCCGGCGCGGCACGCCGCTGGCCGAGGACGTCGCCGGCGCGGACCTGGTCATCACGTCCTACGCGCTCTTCCGCATCGACGCCGAGTCCTACGTCGGCCGGGAGTGGGCCGGGCTGGTGCTCGACGAGGCGCAGTTCGTGAAGAACCACCAGGCGAAGACCTACCAGTGCGCCCGTCGGCTGCCCGCCGCGTTCAAGCTCGCGGTGACCGGCACGCCGCTGGAGAACAGCCTGATGGACCTGTGGTCCCTGCTGTCCATCGTCGCCCCCGGGCTGTTCCCGAGCCCGCAGCGGTTCTCCGAGGAGTACCGCCGGCCGATCGAGCGGGGAGAGGGGCCCGATCTGCTCCCGCGGCTACGGCGGCGCGTACGCCCGTTGATGCTGCGGCGCACGAAGGAGCAGGTCGTCACCGAGCTCCCGCCGAAGCAGGAGCAGGTGCTCGAGGTCGTGCTCGACCCCAAGCACCAGCGCGTCTACCAGGCGCACCTGCAGCGCGAGCGGCGCAAGGTGCTCGGCCTGCTCGACGACGTGAACCGCAACCGGTTCGAGATCCTGCGCTCGCTCACCTTGCTCCGCCAGCTCAGCCTCGCGCCCGAGCTGGTCGACGCGGCCTACGCCGGTGTGCCGGCCAGCAAGCTGGAGGTCTTCGTCGAGACGCTGCAGGAGGTCATCGGAGAGGGCCACCGGGCGCTGGTCTTCAGCCAGTTCACCGGGTTCCTCAAGCTCGTCCGCGACCGGCTCGACCGGGAGGGCGTCCGCTACAGCTACCTCGACGGCCGCACCCGCAAGCGGGCCGAGCGCATCGAGGAGTTCAAGACCGGCGACGCCCCCGTGTTCCTCATCAGCCTCAAGGCCGGCGGGGCCGGGCTCAACCTCACCGAGGCGGACTACTGCTTCGTGCTCGACCCCTGGTGGAACCCTGCGGCCGAGGCCCAGGCCGTCGACCGGGCGCACCGCATCGGCCAGGACAAGACCGTCATGGTCTACCGCCTCGTCGCGGCCGGGACGATCGAGGAGAAGGTCATGGCGCTCAAGGCGCGCAAGCAGTCGCTGTTCGACCGGGTGGTCGACGACGACGCGATGATGTCGGCGCCGCTGTCGGCCGAGGACATCCGGGGCCTGTTCGCCTGA
- a CDS encoding TetR/AcrR family transcriptional regulator, whose protein sequence is MDTRTRLVEAMQELLWERGYVGTSPRAVQERAGAGQGSMYHHFSGKADLAATALERTARDLSAGTEAALSGPGTPMERITANLTRERDVLRGCRVGRMTHDPDVVASDTLRAPIDEAFRWVRGRYADVLAEAVAAGELPDTVDPEQLAATLTAVVQGGYVLARASGDPEDFARAVDGALALLRGLHP, encoded by the coding sequence GTGGACACGCGCACGCGTCTGGTCGAGGCGATGCAGGAACTGCTCTGGGAACGCGGCTACGTCGGCACCAGCCCGCGCGCCGTGCAGGAGCGCGCCGGCGCCGGGCAGGGCAGCATGTACCACCACTTCAGCGGCAAGGCCGACCTCGCCGCGACCGCGCTGGAGCGGACCGCCCGCGACCTCAGCGCCGGGACGGAGGCCGCGCTCAGCGGGCCGGGCACGCCCATGGAGCGGATCACCGCGAACCTCACCCGGGAGCGCGACGTACTGCGCGGCTGCCGGGTGGGGCGCATGACGCACGACCCGGACGTCGTGGCCAGCGACACGTTGCGTGCGCCGATCGACGAGGCCTTCCGCTGGGTCCGCGGCCGCTACGCCGACGTCCTGGCCGAGGCCGTCGCGGCCGGCGAGCTGCCGGACACGGTCGACCCGGAGCAGCTGGCGGCGACGCTGACCGCCGTGGTGCAGGGCGGCTACGTCCTGGCGCGGGCGTCCGGCGACCCCGAGGACTTCGCCCGGGCCGTGGACGGCGCGCTCGCCCTCCTGCGCGGCCTGCACCCCTGA
- the gap gene encoding type I glyceraldehyde-3-phosphate dehydrogenase gives MRIAINGFGRIGRSFLRSTLARYSDDAPFEIVAVNDLTAPATLAHLLRYDTAFGPLAQAVDLVDDVLVVGGHKIRVLAERDPAALPWRELGVDLVVESTGVFTDAAKARAHLDAGARKVVVSAPATGEDLTLAYGINSDAYDPERHSIVSNASCTTNSLAPLAKVLNDAIGIESGLMTTVHAYTQDQNLQDGPHKDLRRARAAAHNIVPTSSGAAKAIGLVLPELNGRLAGFAVRVPVLTGSLTDLTVTVSRPTTVEEVNAAFRAAADGPLAGILRYNEAPLVSSDIVGDPSSTIFDAPLTNVAGTTVKVLGWYDNEWGFSNRLVDTVQLVGAGL, from the coding sequence GTGCGCATCGCCATCAACGGGTTCGGCCGCATCGGCCGCAGCTTCCTCCGCTCGACCCTCGCCCGCTACTCCGACGACGCCCCGTTCGAGATCGTGGCGGTGAACGATCTGACGGCCCCGGCGACCCTCGCCCACCTGCTCCGCTACGACACCGCGTTCGGCCCGCTCGCCCAAGCGGTCGACCTCGTCGACGACGTCCTCGTCGTCGGCGGGCACAAGATCCGGGTGCTCGCCGAGCGCGACCCGGCGGCGCTGCCCTGGCGCGAGCTCGGCGTCGACCTCGTCGTGGAGTCGACCGGGGTGTTCACGGACGCGGCGAAGGCCCGGGCCCACCTCGACGCCGGCGCGCGCAAGGTCGTCGTCTCGGCGCCGGCGACCGGAGAGGACCTCACGCTGGCGTACGGCATCAACTCCGACGCGTACGACCCGGAGCGGCACTCGATCGTGTCGAACGCATCGTGCACCACGAACAGCCTTGCGCCGCTGGCGAAGGTGCTCAACGACGCGATCGGCATCGAGTCCGGCCTCATGACGACCGTGCACGCGTACACCCAGGACCAGAACCTGCAGGACGGGCCGCACAAGGACCTGCGCCGGGCGCGGGCCGCGGCGCACAACATCGTCCCCACGAGCAGCGGCGCCGCGAAGGCCATCGGTCTCGTGCTCCCCGAGCTCAACGGGCGTCTGGCCGGGTTCGCGGTGCGCGTGCCGGTGCTCACCGGCTCGCTCACCGACCTGACGGTCACCGTCTCCCGTCCCACGACCGTCGAGGAGGTCAACGCCGCCTTCCGCGCCGCGGCGGACGGCCCGCTCGCCGGGATCCTGCGCTACAACGAGGCGCCCCTGGTGTCCAGCGACATCGTCGGCGACCCGTCCTCGACCATCTTCGACGCGCCGCTGACCAACGTCGCCGGCACGACGGTGAAGGTGCTCGGCTGGTACGACAACGAGTGGGGCTTCTCCAACCGGCTCGTGGACACGGTGCAGCTGGTGGGCGCCGGGCTCTGA
- a CDS encoding DUF4917 family protein: MPDTVTPGLLRWDEVRQEAEWPALLLGNGVSINVWPDFRYATLYERAALSPAAQQAFRALGTTDFEGVLDTLWRARALLTALGQDSSAVSALYTEVRRGLLDAVHRVHVPRSRLPSTTCTAIGREIETYERVFTLNYDLLVYWSILEKRDVTGSLTVQDFFGPPDPFDPDEPQRPGWTALWFVHGALHLWQDSATGDVGKWTSGEGNLLRDLPAMYAAHPGRQPLFVSEGGALQKQETIARSRYLRRAFLALRDDRSPVAVLGTSLSPADEHVVEALRHRERVAVGVRRGRPGEVVAAKAALIARLGGREDLVFFDVATHPLTSPEWALTPGS; this comes from the coding sequence ATGCCCGACACGGTGACGCCCGGTCTGCTCAGGTGGGACGAGGTGCGCCAGGAGGCGGAGTGGCCTGCCCTCCTGCTCGGCAACGGGGTGAGCATCAACGTCTGGCCCGACTTCCGCTACGCCACGCTCTACGAGCGGGCCGCGCTGTCCCCCGCGGCGCAGCAGGCGTTCCGGGCGCTGGGCACGACCGACTTCGAGGGCGTGCTGGACACGCTCTGGCGCGCCCGTGCCCTGCTGACCGCCCTCGGCCAGGACTCGTCGGCCGTGTCCGCTCTCTACACCGAGGTACGCCGCGGCCTGCTCGACGCCGTGCACCGTGTGCACGTCCCGCGCTCCCGGCTGCCCTCGACGACGTGCACCGCGATCGGGCGGGAGATCGAGACGTACGAACGCGTCTTCACCCTCAACTACGACCTGCTCGTCTACTGGAGCATCCTGGAGAAGCGCGACGTCACCGGGAGCCTGACGGTGCAGGACTTCTTCGGCCCGCCGGACCCGTTCGACCCCGACGAGCCGCAGCGCCCCGGGTGGACCGCGCTCTGGTTCGTCCACGGCGCGCTGCACCTGTGGCAGGACAGCGCCACCGGGGACGTCGGCAAGTGGACGTCCGGTGAGGGCAACCTGCTCCGCGACCTGCCCGCGATGTACGCCGCCCACCCCGGCCGCCAGCCGCTCTTCGTCAGCGAGGGCGGGGCGCTGCAGAAGCAGGAGACCATCGCCCGGTCCCGCTACCTGCGGCGCGCCTTCCTGGCCCTGCGCGACGACCGCTCCCCCGTGGCGGTCCTCGGCACCAGCCTGAGCCCCGCTGACGAGCACGTCGTGGAGGCCCTGCGTCACCGGGAGCGCGTCGCGGTCGGGGTGCGCCGGGGCCGGCCCGGCGAGGTCGTGGCGGCGAAGGCGGCGCTCATCGCCCGGCTGGGCGGGCGGGAGGACCTGGTGTTCTTCGACGTGGCCACGCACCCGCTGACGAGCCCGGAGTGGGCGCTCACCCCCGGGAGCTGA